In Halorubrum sp. PV6, a single window of DNA contains:
- the carA gene encoding glutamine-hydrolyzing carbamoyl-phosphate synthase small subunit: MSDAYIALADGRVLEARARSPGRTRGELVFTTAYTGYEESLTDPSYAEQILTFSYPLIGNYGVRTERFESESVQPRAAIARELTDDVADWLDGEDVPAVDHVDTREIVTTVREEGAMACGIAAGPDVTPEDAVAEMETCEPMSDHVDIGAQVSVSEPTVHEGDGVADVALIDCGAKGSIITSLTERGADVHVLPYDASPEDVADIDPDILFVSNGPGDPENFVAAQAVVDAFAGDLPMAGICLGQQVITSALGGSTEKMMFGHRGVNQPVKDLRSGQVVMTTQNHGYTVADTGPLEVTQVNVNDDTVEGLDSAELDVITRQYHPEANPGPHDSLGFFDEVLELARSAPPVSAD, from the coding sequence ATGTCGGACGCCTATATCGCGCTGGCTGACGGTCGCGTGCTCGAAGCGCGCGCTCGCTCGCCGGGGCGCACCCGCGGCGAACTGGTGTTTACGACCGCGTACACCGGCTACGAGGAGTCGCTTACCGACCCCTCCTACGCCGAACAGATCCTCACCTTCTCGTACCCGCTGATCGGGAACTACGGCGTCCGAACTGAACGGTTCGAGTCCGAGTCGGTCCAGCCCCGCGCGGCCATCGCCCGCGAGCTGACCGACGACGTGGCCGACTGGCTCGACGGCGAAGACGTGCCCGCGGTCGACCACGTCGACACCCGCGAAATCGTCACGACCGTCCGCGAGGAGGGCGCGATGGCCTGCGGGATCGCCGCCGGCCCCGACGTCACCCCCGAGGACGCGGTCGCGGAGATGGAGACGTGCGAGCCGATGAGCGACCACGTCGACATCGGCGCGCAGGTGTCGGTGTCCGAGCCGACCGTCCACGAGGGCGACGGCGTCGCCGACGTGGCGCTCATCGACTGCGGCGCCAAGGGCTCTATCATCACCTCGCTCACCGAGCGCGGCGCGGACGTCCACGTCCTGCCGTACGACGCCTCGCCCGAGGACGTGGCCGACATCGACCCCGACATCCTCTTCGTCTCGAACGGCCCCGGCGACCCGGAGAACTTCGTCGCGGCGCAGGCCGTCGTCGACGCCTTCGCCGGCGACCTGCCGATGGCCGGCATCTGTCTCGGCCAGCAGGTCATCACGAGCGCGCTCGGCGGTTCGACGGAGAAGATGATGTTCGGCCACCGCGGCGTCAACCAGCCGGTCAAGGACCTCCGCAGCGGCCAGGTCGTGATGACGACGCAGAACCACGGCTACACCGTCGCCGACACCGGCCCGCTTGAGGTGACGCAGGTGAACGTCAACGACGACACGGTCGAGGGCCTCGACAGCGCCGAACTCGACGTCATCACCCGCCAGTACCACCCCGAAGCAAACCCCGGCCCGCACGACTCCCTCGGCTTCTTCGACGAGGTGCTGGAGTTGGCGCGGTCCGCCCCGCCCGTCTCGGCCGACTGA
- a CDS encoding TRAP transporter permease, whose product MTTTHRTDGGTDDPNDGGPRDPGGPAAPGTDAPPDDEAISREEADELIDEIERRRSLQGAAAVAVAAIGILFSVFQLFLAARSFTFTVWLPTVEIAGLSLSPVRVSLQLLQANAIHVSFALVLTFLLFPGSMGDGFVARNLGRVVPGLAQRLGSNSPITRLAAGVRSVFRWAFLDPDRQRVTPFDLVCIAAAILSALYFLTEFAEIQNMRVFGIDSGRPITEVYAFLQPLLGGVPFVSEYSYAMALGAIGVLLVLEATRRTLGVPLMIIVATFIVYARWGYLISGSTPFLGLLAIPELTWPDIVQNLWYNTENGVFGIPVTVSVSFIYIFILFGSFLEMSGAGQWFIDLAYALTGRRKGGPAKASILASGFMGTISGSSIANTVTTGAFTIPLMKRSGYSPEFSGAVESSASSGGQILPPVMGAAAFLMVQYTATPFAEIIILSTIPAVVFFFGVWVMVHLKAVEQDIGGVAAEDTVGLVEHLKYGWFYLVPIGLLLYYLIVERLSVSRSAWFTLVALVALIAFIAAYSKETRLRLFGVLSAIVGVELASYVVAGVPVLGLVTGAGGEGLSLVEAATAVTAGTEWYVMLAGVVTLLSRPNLDASLLELNPEIRETAEDLGERTGRDLGDSQPFKLGTFVVKSMDEGARTAVPVVIAVAAAGIIPGVISVSGLGPNLTSLLLALSGGSKVIMLLVTAIASIILGMGMPTTVTYIILISMLATPLVQFGIPLLAAHLYILYFGVVADITPPVAVAAYAASGVAKSDPFQTGVQAFSLSLNKAIVPFAFVFAPGIVLLREIPGMTDGKQYQVVGFSDLAELSYSIPEILIPVVGVFLGVIALGATVIGTLYTRVSRPARAVFALSALLLMAPGMLSDPVFDILGLLGASVSVNALLLDLALRGIGFVLFALFALRNRRAADRDGGSDAGATLAGESESA is encoded by the coding sequence ATGACTACGACTCACCGAACCGACGGCGGCACCGACGACCCGAACGATGGCGGCCCGCGAGACCCCGGTGGGCCCGCCGCTCCCGGCACGGACGCGCCGCCGGACGACGAGGCCATCTCCCGCGAGGAGGCCGACGAACTGATAGACGAGATCGAGCGCCGCCGCTCGCTCCAGGGCGCCGCGGCGGTGGCGGTCGCGGCCATCGGCATCCTGTTTTCGGTGTTCCAGCTGTTCCTCGCCGCCCGCAGTTTCACCTTCACGGTGTGGCTGCCCACCGTCGAGATCGCCGGACTCTCGCTGTCGCCGGTGCGGGTGTCGCTCCAGCTCCTCCAGGCGAACGCGATCCACGTCTCCTTCGCGCTCGTGCTCACGTTCCTGCTGTTTCCGGGGAGCATGGGCGACGGGTTCGTCGCGAGGAACCTCGGCCGCGTCGTGCCGGGGCTCGCCCAGCGGCTCGGTTCGAACAGCCCGATCACGCGGCTGGCCGCCGGCGTCCGGTCGGTCTTCCGATGGGCGTTCCTCGATCCGGACCGCCAGCGGGTGACGCCGTTCGACCTCGTGTGTATCGCGGCGGCGATCCTGTCGGCGCTGTACTTCCTCACCGAGTTCGCGGAGATCCAGAACATGCGCGTCTTCGGGATCGACTCGGGGCGCCCGATTACCGAGGTGTACGCCTTCCTGCAGCCGCTCCTCGGCGGCGTGCCGTTCGTGAGCGAGTACTCGTACGCGATGGCGCTCGGCGCCATCGGCGTGTTGCTCGTCTTGGAGGCCACGCGTCGCACTCTCGGGGTCCCGCTGATGATCATCGTCGCCACGTTCATCGTCTACGCCCGGTGGGGGTACCTCATCAGCGGGAGCACGCCCTTCCTCGGGCTGCTCGCGATTCCGGAACTCACCTGGCCGGACATCGTGCAGAACCTCTGGTATAACACCGAAAACGGTGTCTTCGGGATACCGGTCACCGTCTCGGTGAGCTTCATCTACATCTTCATCCTCTTCGGCTCGTTCCTCGAGATGAGCGGGGCCGGCCAGTGGTTCATCGACCTCGCGTACGCGCTCACCGGGCGCCGCAAGGGCGGCCCGGCGAAAGCGAGCATCCTCGCCAGCGGCTTCATGGGGACCATCTCCGGCTCCTCGATCGCTAACACGGTCACGACCGGCGCGTTCACCATCCCGCTGATGAAGCGGTCGGGCTACTCGCCCGAGTTCTCCGGCGCCGTCGAGTCGTCCGCCTCCTCCGGTGGACAGATCCTCCCGCCCGTGATGGGCGCGGCCGCCTTCCTGATGGTGCAGTACACCGCGACGCCGTTCGCGGAGATCATCATCCTCTCGACGATTCCGGCGGTCGTCTTCTTCTTCGGCGTGTGGGTGATGGTTCACCTCAAGGCGGTCGAGCAGGACATCGGGGGCGTGGCCGCCGAGGACACGGTCGGCCTCGTCGAACACCTCAAATACGGCTGGTTCTACCTCGTTCCGATCGGGCTCCTCCTGTACTACCTCATCGTCGAGCGGCTCTCCGTCTCCCGGTCGGCGTGGTTCACGCTGGTGGCGCTCGTCGCGCTCATCGCCTTCATCGCCGCGTACAGCAAGGAGACGCGGCTCCGGCTCTTCGGCGTCCTCTCGGCCATCGTGGGCGTCGAACTGGCGAGTTACGTCGTCGCGGGCGTGCCCGTCCTCGGGCTCGTGACCGGCGCCGGCGGCGAGGGACTCTCACTCGTGGAGGCCGCGACCGCCGTCACGGCCGGCACCGAGTGGTACGTGATGTTGGCAGGCGTGGTGACGCTGCTCTCGCGGCCGAATCTGGACGCGTCGCTGCTCGAACTCAACCCCGAGATCCGCGAGACCGCGGAAGACCTCGGCGAGCGAACCGGGCGAGACCTGGGTGACAGCCAGCCGTTCAAGCTCGGAACCTTCGTCGTCAAATCGATGGACGAGGGCGCGCGAACCGCGGTTCCGGTCGTGATCGCGGTCGCGGCCGCGGGGATCATCCCCGGCGTCATCAGCGTCTCCGGCCTCGGACCGAACCTCACGTCGCTGCTGTTGGCGCTCTCCGGCGGCTCGAAGGTGATCATGCTGCTCGTGACGGCCATCGCGAGCATCATCCTCGGGATGGGGATGCCGACGACGGTCACCTACATCATCCTCATCTCGATGCTGGCGACGCCGCTCGTCCAGTTCGGGATTCCGCTGCTCGCCGCCCACCTCTACATCCTCTACTTCGGCGTCGTCGCCGACATCACGCCGCCGGTCGCGGTTGCGGCGTACGCGGCGAGCGGGGTTGCCAAATCCGATCCGTTCCAAACCGGCGTTCAGGCGTTCTCGCTGTCGCTAAACAAGGCGATCGTTCCCTTCGCGTTCGTGTTCGCGCCGGGGATCGTCCTGCTCAGAGAGATTCCGGGCATGACGGACGGCAAGCAGTATCAGGTGGTCGGCTTCTCCGACCTCGCCGAGCTGTCCTACTCGATCCCCGAGATACTCATTCCCGTCGTCGGGGTGTTCCTCGGGGTGATCGCGCTCGGCGCCACCGTCATCGGGACGCTGTACACCCGAGTCAGCCGACCCGCCCGAGCGGTGTTCGCGCTCAGCGCCCTGCTGTTGATGGCGCCGGGGATGCTCTCGGACCCCGTCTTCGACATCCTCGGGCTCCTCGGCGCCTCGGTCTCGGTCAACGCGCTCCTGTTGGATCTGGCCCTGCGCGGGATCGGATTCGTGCTGTTCGCGCTGTTCGCCCTCCGGAACCGGCGAGCGGCCGACCGCGACGGAGGCAGCGACGCGGGTGCGACCCTCGCCGGCGAGTCAGAGTCGGCGTAA
- a CDS encoding glutamate--tRNA ligase encodes MDDELRERAEAAAETAALFNALKHGNDPDVGAIMGPLMGENPDFRPHGDEIPGVVAPVVNRVADMDEAERRDRLGELAPDRLAALEADDETDDHVLPELPNAEDGAVVMRAAPNPNGPWHVGHARMPAVIGTYKERYDGELICRFDDTDPETKRPDLDAYDAILEDIAYLGFEADRVLKASDRLETYYDHARDLIDLGGAYTCSCSGETFSSLKNDAEPCPHREKDAETVHEEFAAMVDGEYDSGEMVLRVKTDIEHKNPALRDWVAFRMIDTPHPREAAADYRCWPMLDFQSGVDDHLTGVTHIIRGIDLQDSAKRQRFVYDYFDWEYPEVLHWGHVQVDEYDVKLSTSTIKGLIEDGELTGWDDPRAPTIRSMRRRGIQGQALVDSMTALGMSTSDVDLAMSSVYANNRDIVDDEADRFFLVRDREDDPAVELPVVDGGAPAPAAGHPPFHPDFPDRGDREVPAGRVVVESSDRPPEGERVWLKGYGCVRDEGDELVFVDADIDVVRDGDVDVIHWAPADEGLATRLRTVSGDVVGYAEPAIADVEPDTVVQFERVGFARIDAFDPEATDEDDGPDGSEDLLAYYAHP; translated from the coding sequence ATGGACGACGAACTCCGCGAGCGCGCCGAGGCGGCCGCCGAGACCGCCGCGCTGTTTAACGCGCTCAAACACGGCAACGACCCGGACGTGGGCGCCATCATGGGCCCGCTCATGGGCGAGAACCCCGACTTCCGACCGCACGGCGACGAGATCCCCGGCGTCGTCGCGCCGGTCGTGAACCGGGTCGCCGACATGGACGAAGCCGAGCGTCGCGACCGCCTCGGCGAACTCGCGCCCGACCGCCTCGCGGCGCTGGAGGCCGACGACGAGACGGACGACCACGTCCTCCCCGAGCTGCCGAACGCCGAGGACGGCGCAGTCGTGATGCGCGCCGCCCCGAACCCGAACGGTCCGTGGCACGTCGGCCACGCGCGCATGCCCGCCGTCATCGGGACGTACAAGGAGCGGTACGACGGCGAGCTCATCTGCCGGTTCGACGACACCGACCCGGAGACGAAACGACCCGATCTGGACGCGTACGACGCCATCTTGGAGGACATCGCGTACCTCGGCTTCGAGGCCGACCGCGTGCTGAAAGCCTCCGACCGGCTGGAGACGTACTACGACCACGCCCGCGACCTGATCGACCTCGGCGGCGCGTACACCTGCTCGTGTTCCGGCGAGACCTTCTCGTCGCTGAAAAACGACGCCGAGCCCTGTCCGCACCGCGAGAAGGACGCCGAGACGGTCCACGAGGAGTTCGCCGCGATGGTCGACGGGGAGTACGACTCCGGCGAGATGGTCCTCCGCGTGAAGACCGACATCGAGCACAAAAACCCCGCGCTGCGCGACTGGGTGGCCTTCCGAATGATCGACACGCCGCACCCGCGCGAGGCGGCCGCGGACTACCGCTGCTGGCCCATGCTCGACTTCCAGTCCGGCGTCGACGACCACCTCACGGGCGTCACCCACATCATCCGCGGCATCGACCTCCAGGACTCCGCGAAGCGCCAGCGGTTCGTCTACGACTACTTCGACTGGGAGTACCCCGAGGTCCTCCACTGGGGCCACGTGCAGGTCGACGAGTACGACGTGAAACTCTCGACGTCGACGATCAAAGGCCTCATCGAAGACGGCGAGTTGACGGGCTGGGACGACCCGCGCGCGCCGACGATTCGGTCCATGCGCCGCCGCGGAATCCAGGGACAGGCGCTCGTCGACTCGATGACGGCGCTGGGGATGTCCACCTCCGACGTCGATCTGGCGATGTCGTCGGTGTACGCGAACAACCGGGACATCGTCGACGACGAGGCCGACCGCTTCTTCCTCGTCCGCGACCGCGAGGACGACCCGGCGGTCGAACTACCGGTCGTCGACGGCGGAGCGCCCGCGCCCGCGGCCGGCCACCCGCCCTTCCACCCCGACTTCCCGGACCGCGGCGACCGGGAGGTGCCCGCCGGTCGGGTCGTCGTCGAGTCGTCCGACCGTCCGCCCGAGGGCGAACGCGTCTGGCTCAAGGGGTACGGCTGCGTGCGCGACGAGGGCGACGAACTGGTCTTCGTCGACGCCGACATCGACGTGGTCCGCGACGGCGACGTGGACGTGATCCACTGGGCGCCGGCCGACGAGGGGCTCGCGACCCGCCTGCGGACGGTCTCCGGCGACGTGGTCGGCTACGCCGAGCCCGCGATAGCCGACGTCGAGCCCGACACCGTCGTCCAGTTCGAGCGCGTCGGCTTCGCTCGCATCGACGCGTTCGACCCCGAGGCGACCGACGAGGACGACGGTCCGGACGGCTCCGAGGACCTGCTGGCGTACTACGCGCACCCGTAG
- the surE gene encoding 5'/3'-nucleotidase SurE, giving the protein MTTEILLTNDDGIDAVGIRALADALGREYDVTVVAPKSNQSGVGGARSWWDTTVEYTETDAGYAVEGTPADCVAVAEVALGLDPDVVVSGCNHGPNIGAHILGQSGTVGAAMEASFLGTPAIAVSLYDRGNLPVPPTLDHSDFAVAARVVVDLIERAERGDDGLVLPFGADVLNVNVPAAGDETAADPTYRLTEPARGFDVIEFHPGDAPSEPENVPEGWSVNERRGEMGMELRDRFWREFLRGDVADDPGSDRLAVIEGEVSISPLSSSRSITGDRAGEVVTAPESGASASSRIEQD; this is encoded by the coding sequence ATGACGACGGAGATCCTCCTCACCAACGACGACGGTATCGACGCCGTCGGGATCCGGGCGCTGGCCGACGCGCTCGGTCGCGAGTACGACGTGACGGTGGTCGCCCCCAAGAGCAACCAGTCCGGTGTCGGCGGCGCGCGCTCGTGGTGGGACACGACCGTCGAGTACACGGAGACCGACGCGGGCTACGCGGTCGAGGGCACGCCCGCCGACTGCGTCGCCGTCGCGGAGGTGGCGCTCGGCCTCGACCCAGACGTGGTCGTCTCCGGCTGTAACCACGGCCCGAACATCGGCGCGCACATCCTCGGGCAGTCCGGCACGGTCGGCGCCGCGATGGAGGCGTCGTTCCTCGGGACCCCGGCGATCGCGGTGTCGCTGTACGACCGCGGGAACCTCCCCGTCCCGCCGACGCTCGACCACAGCGACTTCGCGGTCGCCGCGCGCGTCGTTGTCGACCTGATCGAGCGCGCGGAGCGCGGCGACGACGGCCTCGTCCTCCCCTTCGGGGCCGACGTGTTGAACGTCAACGTCCCCGCGGCCGGCGACGAGACGGCCGCCGACCCCACCTACCGGCTGACCGAGCCCGCGCGCGGCTTCGACGTCATCGAGTTCCACCCCGGCGACGCGCCGTCGGAACCCGAGAACGTCCCCGAGGGCTGGTCGGTCAACGAGCGGCGCGGCGAGATGGGCATGGAGCTCCGCGACCGCTTCTGGCGGGAGTTCCTCCGCGGCGACGTGGCCGACGACCCCGGCTCGGACCGGCTCGCGGTGATTGAGGGCGAAGTGAGCATCTCGCCGCTGTCGTCGTCCCGGTCGATCACCGGCGACCGCGCCGGCGAGGTGGTCACCGCTCCGGAGTCGGGCGCGTCCGCGAGTTCGCGGATCGAACAGGACTGA
- a CDS encoding ferredoxin family protein → MAIDSNFEQNREQVGEEDGVAVWGPVEPPEKQGIRGTHVAVDFDICLADGACLEDCPVDVFEWVDTPGHPESERKANPADEDQCIDCMLCVDVCPVDAIDVDPGRANRL, encoded by the coding sequence ATGGCCATCGACTCGAACTTCGAACAGAACCGGGAACAGGTCGGCGAGGAGGACGGCGTCGCCGTCTGGGGGCCGGTCGAACCGCCCGAAAAGCAGGGGATCCGCGGCACGCACGTCGCGGTCGACTTCGACATCTGTCTCGCCGACGGCGCGTGCCTGGAGGACTGCCCGGTCGACGTGTTCGAGTGGGTCGACACGCCCGGCCACCCCGAGTCGGAGCGGAAAGCGAACCCCGCCGACGAGGACCAGTGTATCGACTGTATGCTCTGTGTCGACGTCTGTCCGGTCGACGCCATCGACGTCGACCCCGGCCGCGCGAACCGGTTATAA
- a CDS encoding Lrp/AsnC family transcriptional regulator has product MDDLDRRILSILRRDARTPYTEIADRVGTSEGTVRNRVDRMTEEGVIERFTVTTRTGNVKAMIEISVEMNVDTAAVGERMVDWEEVDFVWQVSGEDDVVLVVDAVDTRAVNELISQAREMDEVKSTKTRLILDERLG; this is encoded by the coding sequence ATGGACGATCTCGATCGCCGGATCCTCTCGATACTGCGGCGGGACGCGCGAACCCCCTACACGGAGATCGCGGACCGCGTCGGCACCTCCGAGGGGACGGTGCGCAACCGCGTCGACCGCATGACGGAGGAGGGCGTGATCGAGCGGTTCACCGTCACGACCCGCACCGGCAACGTGAAGGCGATGATCGAGATCTCGGTGGAGATGAACGTCGACACCGCGGCCGTCGGCGAGCGGATGGTCGACTGGGAGGAGGTGGATTTCGTCTGGCAGGTGTCCGGCGAGGACGACGTGGTCTTAGTCGTCGACGCCGTGGACACCCGCGCCGTCAACGAACTCATCTCGCAGGCCCGCGAGATGGACGAGGTCAAATCGACGAAGACGCGGCTCATTCTGGACGAGCGGTTGGGCTGA
- a CDS encoding DUF1850 domain-containing protein, whose product MGHLSRSVAGAALLAAVVLVVGVAATAPAGDVLVVEDTETGEQYLSEPVDSGSTVALEYTHSVEKSRVYDEYRVDGETLVNTRMEFESYGWGLPARVNVTNVNGTLVYDPAEPITELERLSVSPGRIAGHTLIVDGREHDLVAVSNGNDVTLHIERRSILEMTL is encoded by the coding sequence ATGGGTCACCTTTCTCGCTCGGTCGCGGGCGCCGCGCTCCTCGCAGCCGTGGTGCTCGTCGTCGGCGTGGCGGCGACGGCGCCGGCGGGAGACGTCCTCGTCGTCGAGGACACCGAGACGGGTGAACAGTACCTCTCGGAGCCGGTCGACTCCGGGAGCACCGTCGCGCTGGAGTACACCCACAGCGTCGAGAAGTCGCGCGTGTACGACGAGTACCGCGTCGACGGCGAGACGCTCGTGAACACGCGGATGGAGTTCGAGTCGTACGGGTGGGGGCTCCCCGCGCGCGTCAACGTCACGAACGTCAACGGGACCCTGGTGTACGACCCCGCGGAGCCGATCACGGAACTCGAACGCCTCTCTGTCTCGCCCGGCCGGATAGCCGGTCACACGCTGATCGTCGACGGGCGGGAACACGACCTCGTCGCGGTCAGCAACGGTAACGACGTCACGCTTCACATCGAACGACGCTCGATCCTTGAGATGACCCTATGA
- the tmcA gene encoding tRNA(Met) cytidine acetyltransferase TmcA — translation MIATLARDAKRAAERANERRVLVFAGDRDRGFDAAYDAIEAVVDDGAGDADDSPAVSVVSTREGFRFEEHRPRSADDLLGRTREVVVVDCHEQFVPNALGRTVGAVDGGGLLVLLTPDLDAWPEVRDRFDDSLAVPPFTIEDVTGRFRERFVGTLRSHPGIAVVSLGGADGHPSVERDGGVGRAPDAEAAGTEPESEPRAESPPHPPNATFPPAAYDACLTGDQVRAVRAFESLSTPGHAVVVEADRGRGKSSAAGLAAGSLALAGKDVVVTAPAFRNAAELFARASELIGASVDAERRRIDAPDGGCVRYLPPAAAADLPAAPDAVLVDEAAALPVRLLERYLDAPAVAFCTTVHGYEGAGRGFAIRFKSRLRDSRFAVREVRLDEPIRYARNDPVEAWASRALLLDARPAVDAAVADSTVETATYRAVAPDDLLADEALLREAFGLLVAAHYRTEPNDLARLLDAPNLTARALVDDGRVVAVAMLAREGGLDADTRRKMYEGERVRGNMVPDVLTSQLRDVDAAEPRGLRTVRIATHHACRDEGFGSRLLDEIHGEFGRGRGGEEAGAVDYFSVGYGATPRLLRFWRRAGYRTVHLSTSRNDASGEHSAIMVRPVGEGAGRALLDRNATAFRDRERDGLSDAHRDVDPDVVAGALRACSAEVPIDLTRREWRSVVGASFGPGMYDSAPGAFRDLALAALIEGVPALDGREARLLVRKVLQGRPWESVAEELGYVSTAACMRALGDAYEPLVERYGSEFARRERERFRGD, via the coding sequence TCGTGTTCGCCGGCGACCGCGACCGCGGCTTCGACGCGGCCTACGACGCGATCGAAGCCGTCGTCGACGACGGAGCGGGCGACGCCGACGACTCGCCCGCGGTGTCGGTCGTCTCCACGCGAGAGGGGTTCCGCTTCGAGGAACACCGCCCGCGGAGCGCCGACGATCTCCTCGGTCGCACCCGCGAGGTCGTCGTCGTCGACTGCCACGAGCAGTTCGTCCCGAACGCGCTCGGTCGGACCGTCGGCGCGGTCGACGGCGGCGGGCTCCTCGTCCTGTTGACGCCCGACCTCGACGCGTGGCCCGAGGTTCGCGACCGGTTCGACGACTCGCTCGCGGTGCCGCCGTTTACAATCGAGGACGTGACCGGCCGGTTCCGAGAGCGCTTCGTCGGGACCCTCCGGTCGCATCCGGGGATCGCCGTCGTCTCGCTCGGCGGAGCCGACGGGCACCCGAGCGTCGAGCGCGACGGCGGCGTCGGCCGAGCGCCCGACGCGGAGGCGGCGGGAACCGAGCCGGAGAGCGAGCCGAGGGCGGAGTCGCCGCCTCACCCCCCGAACGCGACGTTCCCGCCCGCCGCCTACGACGCGTGTCTCACGGGCGACCAGGTGCGGGCGGTGAGGGCCTTCGAGTCGCTCTCGACGCCGGGACACGCGGTCGTCGTCGAGGCTGATCGCGGGCGCGGCAAATCGAGCGCGGCGGGGCTCGCGGCCGGCTCGCTCGCGCTCGCCGGCAAGGACGTGGTAGTCACGGCGCCGGCGTTTCGCAACGCGGCCGAACTGTTCGCGCGCGCGTCGGAGCTGATCGGAGCGAGCGTCGACGCGGAGCGGCGCCGGATCGACGCGCCCGACGGCGGCTGCGTTCGGTACCTGCCGCCCGCCGCGGCCGCCGACCTGCCCGCGGCCCCGGACGCGGTGCTCGTCGACGAGGCGGCGGCGCTCCCCGTGCGCCTGCTGGAGCGGTACCTCGACGCACCCGCCGTCGCGTTCTGCACGACGGTGCACGGCTACGAGGGCGCCGGTCGCGGGTTCGCGATCCGGTTTAAATCCCGCCTGCGCGACAGCCGGTTCGCGGTCCGGGAGGTCCGCCTCGACGAGCCGATCCGGTACGCCCGGAACGACCCGGTGGAGGCGTGGGCGTCGCGCGCGCTCTTACTCGACGCGCGGCCGGCGGTGGACGCGGCTGTCGCGGACAGCACGGTCGAGACGGCGACGTATCGGGCGGTCGCGCCGGACGACCTGCTCGCCGACGAGGCGCTGCTCCGCGAGGCGTTCGGGCTGCTCGTCGCCGCCCACTACCGCACCGAGCCGAACGACCTCGCGCGGCTGCTCGACGCGCCGAACCTCACCGCGAGAGCCCTCGTCGACGACGGACGAGTGGTCGCGGTCGCCATGCTCGCTCGCGAGGGCGGCCTCGACGCCGACACCCGCCGGAAGATGTACGAGGGCGAGCGCGTCCGCGGCAACATGGTCCCGGACGTGCTCACGAGCCAGCTCCGCGACGTGGACGCGGCCGAGCCGCGCGGGCTCCGGACGGTCCGGATAGCGACCCACCACGCCTGCAGAGACGAGGGGTTCGGCTCGCGGCTGCTCGACGAGATACACGGGGAGTTCGGTCGGGGTCGAGGCGGCGAGGAGGCCGGCGCGGTCGACTACTTCTCCGTCGGGTACGGCGCCACCCCGCGCCTGCTCCGCTTCTGGCGGCGGGCCGGCTACCGGACGGTCCACCTCTCGACGTCGCGCAACGACGCCTCCGGCGAACACTCCGCGATCATGGTACGGCCCGTCGGCGAGGGGGCCGGCCGGGCGCTGCTCGACCGCAACGCGACCGCCTTCCGCGACCGCGAGCGCGACGGGCTCTCGGACGCCCACCGGGACGTGGACCCCGATGTGGTCGCCGGCGCGCTCCGCGCCTGCTCGGCCGAGGTGCCGATCGATCTCACCCGGCGGGAGTGGCGCTCGGTCGTCGGCGCGTCGTTCGGCCCGGGGATGTACGACAGCGCGCCCGGCGCGTTCCGGGACCTCGCGCTCGCGGCGCTGATCGAGGGCGTTCCGGCGCTCGACGGGCGCGAGGCGCGCCTGCTCGTCCGGAAGGTGTTACAGGGCCGCCCGTGGGAGTCGGTCGCCGAGGAGCTCGGCTACGTCTCGACGGCCGCCTGTATGCGCGCGCTCGGCGACGCCTACGAGCCGCTCGTCGAACGGTACGGGAGCGAGTTCGCCCGGCGCGAGCGGGAGCGGTTTCGCGGTGACTGA